The DNA region ATATCGACAGCGCCGGAGCCGCAGCGGCCCAGAGCGCCAATGACAATGACTCTAGGCTTCTTGCCTCCGTTCTTCGCCACGCCATCATCCAAGGCCTTCTTGACGTCCGCAATCAGAGCGTCCTCGTTCGGGTATGACTCCACGGAGGGAAAGGGCTCGCCGGGGTGGGTGAGCTGCCAGGCCCAGTTCTCGAGGGCAAGAGCGGCGCCGGAGAAGCCAGCGTGGTAGCCTACAAGGTATTAGACTTGGCCTCAAGGGAACAGTGTTGCTATACGGACCAAAGGCCGCGACGCGTCTTCCGGAGTCATTTGTCAAGAACTCCAAGTCGAGCAGGGTACCGCCGCCACGGGGAAAGCGTCCGAGAGTCTTCTCGAAACCACCTTGTCCCTGGAGATATGTTAGCGACGGCTAGGCGAGATTTCCCTCGGCGAACTTGCCTTGTAAACGTGGAGGAAGGTAACATGAACGTGCTTAAGGGGGAACTCtttctcctcgagctccttcaGGCCAACAATGATATGGTCGGCGGGGGCCGTCTCCCAAGagccctcctcgacgagggtTGCGCCTACGGCTTCGAACTCGGCATCGTCAAAGATGCGAACGGGACTGCGCTCGACATTGACAGTGTAGCCGGCCTTGATCAGGGCCTGGGTGGTACTAGGAGTAAGGGCAGAGCGGTGCTCAAGGGGCTTGGTCTCGGACCGGAGGTGAAGGACGGTGCTGGCCATTTTTGCGGTTTCAATTGACTCGGGTGATGTAAAATGTTGTcgagggaagggaaggaaagCTGCGAGAGTTGGAGGCGGGATGGCGTGTGGGGCAATGACTCTAAAACATCCCACCTTGTGTGACTCCTCCATGCGTACGGCTAATATGCACTTCACCGCTTTTCGGAGCGCGGGGAAGAGTGACATCGGGTGGCAGTGAACCTAAAAATTCGGTCTGAGTTCAATTGGGGGggtttctcttttttctgttatttttttcttctctaATTTgcgtttcttcttttttttctctaCCAACAAAACTCTGTTTACAGCAACATTTTTtttatccccccccccttttccccctgTGCAATCAGTGATATGGCCTGATCTAGCTACTCAGGCAAGGTGTGACGCCATGCAGGTACCGAGcctgcagccattcaacgGTCGTCCTAAACAAGCTGGAAGCCAAGAGTAGATACTCAGGTGCCTACCTACATAATCCTAATTGTCTGCTTAGCGTGCTATCTTGAAGTAACCAGTCATCGACCTCGTCCGATGTCGGCCAATGTTGGTCTCTGGCACGTTCGGGTCACATCGCAATGTCTGCACTACATCGACAACCGGATGAAAGCCTAAAGGTAACCTATCTTGCCACAGACTCAAATGTTCTCTAGCATTACAATGGAGGGTTACAATCGCGCCCTGGCTTGACGTTTACCTAGCAGCCCAAAGACCTCTTCGGCCACTCCCCAGGACAGCTCAAATCCCCTGCCTCCAAGTCCGTAAGCGTGGATGATGGTTCGGTCATGGCCTATTTCTTCTCTCTCGAGTCTCATGCCTCCTTTTCTAGTCGGACGTCTGCCCACGATGTCTTTGAGAACACGGAACTCAGCGCTGTCTCCGAGTATCAAAGGATACGTCGCGACAAAATCCTTCAGCATTTTCTCTCGCACTTGCACCGAGGGCTAAGGGTCCCAGTTGTCGGGTTCCTTTGTGCCACCGACGATTGTGCCACCATCAAAGTTTCTGGGCACGCAGAATGACCAAGAGCCATCGGCATTCTGTCGTGTCACTGTTGCTGGGCTGTAGTTGGCCACAGCACATGTTTGTCCTACAAAATCTGTAAGCAACGGCAAGACTAAATCAGGGACTGACATACCTCGTGTAATGAACGAGTCCTTGTCCCCAAACCCAACCCCGGAGCAATTGATGACGGCCCGTACATCAGCTAGTCCCTTGATTGTGAAACCTTCGCGCGGGTTGCTGATCTCTCTACGGAACACTTTGCCGCCGTTCCAGGAGAACCTGCGAAGGAGAAAAGAGCAGTAGATCATGGGGTTCACACACCATGTCCAATACTCACAGCCCCACTTCACTTTGTCGTCTGGAAACTCGCTCGGCTTCAAACGCCGAAACTCTACTAGCCCTAAGCTCTTGGCCTTTTCCTCGGTCAGGCTCCTGTACTGCGCCGGAGGATTCTCCAGGTACTCGATGCCGGGCATGAAGGTGATACCAGCTTCTGGGTTGCTCTTGTTCAACGACTCCATCTGCTGGAATGTCACGAGTGCCATCGCATGATCTCGCTCTTCAGTTTCGTTCGCCGGTATGACCCAGCGGTTGTGAGCGCCTCCCCACTGGGATGTGTAGTTGATCGAGGCTTTggcatcgacggcctcgaaaGGACTGGGGAAATCCTTGGCTACAATAGCTACGTTGTAGCCATCCTGCTGGAGTCTCACAGCAGTGCTTAGCCCGATCACACCAGCGCTGCATTGTGTCAGTAGGTTCGCCGTCACACGATGGAGATGGAAGATTGTAGCTACCCGATTACTACGATTTGCGTCATGGTTGTCACCGATGAAGCGTCAGGAACATTAAGGGCACTGGTCCAGCCTACAAAGTATGCCTACCTGATGTTGCGAAAGGGCCTACTTAACATATGAACGATGGCCCAGTAAGTCTGAGTCAATCTAACTACTGAAGACGAAACGATTATTGATTTGCTCGGACGCCAGTCTCCACCATACATACAGTGTTGACTTCGCCGATCATCGGAGGGGCCGCCTGCCATGTTCGGCCTCGAAGCACGGGCGGGGGCCGGGGAGTCTTTTCGAGAAGCCCACGAGTTTCTAGCCATGAGGCCCACAAACGCCGGTCCCATGTCCGACTCAAGTCCCGCCGCGGCCAGTTATGTATTTCACCTGATCAGCCGTATTTTAAAACTTTGTTGACTTGGCCGTAGTGAAGACCGTATTGGCAGAACCCAAACATACTTTTGTTCCATGACCCTTCCCCCAGCCCCTCTGAGACTCTGTATGTTATGGGAGAGTCCAAAGGGGGTTTTCTTTCTACTGGCTGTAACTCAGAGTTGATCGTCACCTGATACTTCAAATCTGATAGGTTTTACATATGTACCCGAAATCTGCCCCCGAGTCTTTCGGGGGCTTTGGACTGGCTAAAAACTTGGATTGTCTTTCCACGAGGATACCTCGCCAAATTGTTGGCGAACAGCCTGAGAACGGACTGCGCTGGCATCGTTTCGTAGATTCATTTCCGTGTTGAGTGTCGATACCTAGCAGGAGACATGGACACAAACGGCGACGCACAAGATACCGGCTACGTTATGCTGCCAACGCTGTGCCCAATGGTTACCAATGGCGGTAGGACCTTCTTCACATGAAGATATCATACTCAGTTGAGCCTTACACAGTAGGAGCTTGCTACCAATTGCCTGGTTGGACGGCTTCCCATGTTTAGCACATTGTATCACTTTTAACGTTGCCGAAAACCTCGTTTGAAGTCGAGCCAGACTAGCTTCACTCGCAGCAATCGTCCAATTAACTTACGCCTGGTGACGCTTGTGACAATTACAGAAGCGCGTTGCAGGTTTTGGGCGTTTCGTAGAAGAGCAATCTTTTGTTAGTGACTTCAAAACAAACCTGCTCAAGATGTTTTTGTCATCGACGGGACGAAGAGTTGTCGTTTGGCTCACGGTTTAATAGGCATTTCCTCCCTAACGAATATTTGTCGGGATGGCAAACGCGAGGGGCGCAATGTATTGGTTTGGAGGGAAATGGTTGCCTCTTTAACTATTGGCTTTCCACATGTAGACGACTTTCAAAGGAGTTTGTCAACCATCATCCACAACCCGGACCAAATCTTCCAGCATCAGTACAGCGTGGCAGAATATAAATGCCGGTTTAGCGACTTATATAACCAtgctcttcctcgtcctgtCTTCTGGATCTGGCGGTATCTCAAGATCCAACTGACATCCTTTATCCCTGCAAAGTTATCACCGACTGAACGAGTTCGCTTCTCTTGACAGCACACCAAAGGCTTAAATGGCAGCCTCCGACGGCACCAAGCCCGTTGTTGTTGGTCTCTATGGTGTTCCTGGCTGCGGCAAATCTTTCCTCCTGAACCAACTCAGGACCCAACTCAACCATAAGCATTTTCGACTTTTCGAGGGCTCCGAAATTATCGACAGGATCGTTCCGGGAGGACTGGGAATCTTCAAGAAATCGGACGATCAGAAGAAGCGCCACTGGCGCCAGCTTGCCATCAACGACATCGCTGAAGAGTGCACCCGTAAGGGGCATCTTGGGATCGTCACTGGCCACTTTTTGTTCAGGTCTGTAGAGGATAGTACTACCTACGACGTTGTATACACGCAAGGCGATCTCCTTGTGTACACGCATATCCTCTACCTCGATGTCCCTGCAGATGTGGTGGTCAGCCGTTCTCAAGGTGATACGGCTCGGAGTCGCCATCCTCTATCCGTGGACCACATCCGCAAGTGGCAAGACGCCGAGAAGGTTCAACTGCGTCACCTCTGTCTCGAGAATGGCATTCTTTTCGGGCTTGTATCGTCAGCGCCATCCCTACTAGACAGGATCTTGCCTCTTCTCCACGACATCCATCATCATTCCGAGAAGGAGAACCTATCTCGCGTTAGAAGTCGACTCGATGAGGTGGTACTCACCATGCAAAGAGTGAACAAGTTAGAAACGGTTGTCGTTCTCGATGGAGACCGAACTCTGTGTGCTTCGGATACTGGCACGATGTTCTGGGAGAAGTTCAGGGCGAAACTGCCTTCATCGGAGGAGTGTTTCCTGAAAATGCTCTTCAGCAGCTCTCTTGGATACACGTATCTGGCCTTCCGTCAGGCTGCTTTCCTCTACGAGGAAACGCATCCCCACTTCGACGACTTGTGCAGTGAGGTCGCCTCTGCCACCACCATGCACCCCGAGTTCGCGGTCTTGATCAGGGCCGTGGAAAAAGCCTCGCACGCTGGTGCAGTTGTAGTCACATGTGGCATACGCCAAGTATGGGAGAAAATcctggagagagagggcctTGCCAAGAGCGTGAAGGTCATTGGTGGAGGGCGCCTTGCGGATGGCTACGTCGTCGACCCTCAAATCAAAGCCGCCGTTGTCTCCCGATTACAGAGGCACCACAATCTGTATGTCTGGGCATTTGGAGATAGTCTGATGGACTTGCCCATGCTCGAGATGGCCGATCAGGCCATTGTCGTGGTGGGCGAAGAGCAGTTCAGGAGCCAGAGCATGAGCGCGGCCTTGTTGAAAGCAATCGAGAAGGACAACCTTCAGGCGCGACAAGCCTTGATTCCTGCCACCTCAACGCCGCGTATCGACCTTAACAAACTGCCACTTGTTGACATCACCAGTCAAGCCTTCACCAACTCCGTCGCGCGCCGTCGTGGCCTCCGAGTATATCACGCAACAACGACGAACGCATCCAAGCTGCTCATGACCCCGACCCGCGATGCATCTATCGCTGGTCCCAGTCTGAGAGCAGCTCACCATCGAGTTGGTTGGTACCTTGCGGTCGAATTGCTGACGGATGTGCTTGGTGTGGAAGAGTATCCCATTGCGCACGTCCAGAACCGCACAACCGATGGCCATCGACTtttcgacgaggagaacaCAGTGGTTGTAGCGTTGATGCGTGGCGGAGAGCCAATGGCGTTCGGAGTCAACGAGGCGTTCCCGAGAGCCATGTTTTGCCACGCCGGTTGCCCTGAGGACCTCAACTCAGACAAGCTTGTGGGAAAGAAGACAGTGCTGCTCGTGGACTCAGTGATCAACAGCGGCAAGACGATTGTGGACTTTGTTCAACAAGTTCGCAAGCTGGATGCAACGATGCGCATCGTAGTTGTGGCAGGAGTTGTCCAGGCAAATGCAGTCTCGGACGTGATGAAGCCGCTGGCAAGCGACATGGATCTGAGTCTGGTTACACTTCGTCTCTCGGAAAACAAATTTACGGGGAGGGGCGATACAGACACCGGCAACAGACTCTTCAACACGACTCAGCTTGCCTAAGCAGCGATTGGTGTTCAATGTAGATGAGCGGAAGTAGGAGTGACCAGGTTTAGAAGTGCAATGATTTTGTAACCCCGAGCCGCCACGTCGCCTGTGTCCGCTCGTGCAGCCGCAGGGTTGGCTGACGATGCCCGTTGTGATGTCCAGTTGGTGGTCTGGATCGTGCGTCGGAGCCAGTGGGTTATGGAAAAGGGTATCAAGGGCGGCAGTTTTTGGCTCCATCCTAGCCAAATCCCGTTTTTGATGTTGAGAATTGTAGTCTTGAGAATGGTGATGAGAAGGCAGTTGGATAAGCTAAGAGGCAGTTTGGATATTCaggtaccttacctacctacctaggtaaggtaggtaagtaCAAGTGTTACGGGACAGGCTGATTTGGATTTAACGTTGTAGCACATGAGCTCTTGGGCTCAGCATGCCTCACCTGAGCGTCATTGCTAAGAACCCAACAGCTAAGAACCCAACAGCTAAAAAGCAGAGCAAGGTGGAGACAGGCGAGTGCTTTCCAACCATGGAAGTTCCAACGCGGTCTCCCTTCATGCCACCTTACTAAGCCGTGATGCAGGGGCTAGACTGCATGTGCCATCCCATCGGCACCACCTAGTGAGACCACAATGTTGGGCTAATTCCGTCCTATCTAACTTAAGGCAACGGGGGTGGGTTGCACCCGAATTGGAAGTGCTGGTCAACGGCGCGAGTCTCACGACGTCGAACCAACCCCGCGCGCCTGTTTCTCACCACCCTGGGCTCGGCGCCTACGATGCAGTGTGATGGTCAGGCTGATTGGCCCAACCCGCATCTTACAATCTATTTTGGTCCGGCACCTCGACCGCCCTTCCGTCAATCCCCTTGGTCCCTTTATCGCCTTCACCACTCAGCACGCACCGTCTGGTCAGCCAGCGCTTGCAATACCTGCCGTGGGCAACCTTCCGTCGTGCCAGAGCCATGCTACCGTTAGAATGGGCAGAAGGGTATATACTCTCTCTTGGTATCATCGAAGGCCGAATGTTGAcatgtctctctctctctctctctcccccctctccatccGGCCATCTTTTCAAGTACTGCAATAACAGACAAAGTCTTGTTTATTCTTGGGTACTAGAGAGTTGGGACCACCATGCATCGGTAGCAGCTGGATCACTCCTTCTTCgttcctcgaggtcgtctCCCGTTGCCGTTGTGAAAGGGCCTGGGCACTATAAAAACCAAAACCAAAGGACTGAGAATCACGTTCGATCCGAGCTCAGCATGTCGACACAGCCACCCTCAGGAGGCTACTCACTCTTCCCGAACCCCAATGCGAAGCCTCCAACGATATGGAGACCAGCATCTCGAACTCGGAGGTCGGAGTCCCGCGAGCGGGCCCGGGCTGTGTCTCCCGAGAGCGTCCACTCAGCTGACCGGGCGTCTCCGCCACATCATGGCAGACAGACGCCGCAGCAGAGAGTCCAGTCGCAGGTAGAGCGGTCGCAAACTCCACAAAGCATTCGCCAGACTCAGGTCGGTGAGCAGGAGACCGCACCAAATAGACGCGAGGTGCCGGCACCCCCTTCGGTAACAGTTGCACCTGTTCAACGGCCCCCTCCTGTCGCCGACATACTACCCCGGTCAGACACGTCATTCTCACAGGAACACACCCTGGTACAAAGCAACAGCACGCGCTCTCGGAGCTCGATAGCAAAGCTTCCATTCCCAGAAGGaccgtcatcatcctcgcaAGAACAGCCTGCCTTGCGTTCCATATTCCCACGCTACAATCCGGAAGTGCCGCTCAACCAGCAAGATTACTTCCCTACCCAAACCAGCCCGACTCACATCCCGCGAGCCGTGATCAACCGCACAACATGGTATCCGGACCCCGAGGGTGACGGCCAAAACAACCAGCACAGAAGTCCCGTAAGGAGTCCACTGAGCGGCGGTTCAACGCAGCGATGGCCGAGACGGAACATTGAGCCCCCAGTCATTCCCAGCGTCTCGGCAAACGAGCACATGAAGAGCTTATGGAAGGTCTCCAACGGCTGGAAGGCACCGCCATCAGAAGGCAGAGTGTATTGCATGAAGCTCTCCCAGGAGAAGGATGCGCCCATCTATACCCTGTCTTCGTCATCCCAGCCATTCTACAGCCTCCGACTCGATCCCACCTCCGCCTCAGCATACGTCACACTCAGCCGCCATGACCCCGCCAAGGTCTACAAGGTTCCTAATCCCACGGCAAGCTCTTCGGCGAGCAGCATTCTTTCCGGCGTCGTTGGTCACAAAGACaacggcaaggccgccgatgGGAAGCACTGGCAGGAAGTCCTCACGACGACGCTTGAAGAGGAGTCCCGCAAGCACCCGCCCAATGATGGCCTCGTAGCCCTCCTCTACCCTCTTGCAGCCGCCAAGATGGCACTCGACAAGCCGGACGACATGAACGCCATCATGACCGCCGAGACAGAGTGCGCCCGTCTCGTCTGGGACGAGGACTCGGGCTCGCACTTCCTCGTGCACCCGGCCCTTGCGACGCCCTTTTGCGTCACAATCGAACGCTCCCCAGCCTGGAGCCGCGTGGAGTACACCCTTGAGCACCACGAGTCGCCGCAGCATCTCGCTAAACTGACACGTGACGGCACTGGCAGTGGCCACCTCGAGGTTGACACGGCCATTGCTGCCAAGATTGACAGCTTCTTccttgtcgacgtcgccgtcacgGCGCTCTTGCTCGTCGCGGTGGCAGACGAGAAGAACACCAGGATCGAGACATTTGagccgccgcctgcgcctcACGAGCCGGCGAGCGGGGAGCGACGGCTGAGcaggagagaagagaagaagcgggccgccgccgccgcacggAGGGGCAAGATGGAGGAGTTTGAGATTGACATTGAGAGCCAGGACAGCAGCTTTGCAAAGCTGGAGCAGGCCGGCAAGGAGGCACGCGACGGGTTGCCGTGGCCACTAAGAGCGCTTTTTAAAGTCGTTGCAGGGCTGTTCAAATGTCTCGTGTGGTTCCTGACGCTGGGCTTCAAGGCGCTTGCTGCAATTGTCAAGGGGCTGGCAAGGTGTTTGGGTGTCAAATCGGAATGAGgacagaaagaagaagaaaagggacGACTCGGGAATGAATCTGATGGAAATGAGATACCACTTTGTCGATGCATGAACGTTTTAGGGATTtatctttcttttctctggTTAGGACGGTCTTGGAACAATGAAGATTTACTTATGAGAGAGACCTTGCACAGAGGACATGAGCGATGATATTCTTTCTTTGTACATCTAGATCCATACTCCGGGGTGCCTGGGTATCGCATGACGACGTTTCTAAGCCTGGGCTGTCTTTCCCCCCAATAAACGCTCAGATATTGCGACTGAAATAAAGACAcgaggaaagaagaaggcgggGAAACCCCCGAAAAACGCAACCGAAACTTTTTGTTCGCCGACCGCCAGCCGCCCAATTTCCGAGATACAACACACCACTTTTGGTTTACCGCTTGCGCGTCCGGACCATgatcttcttgcccttcttcgtcgtACCGCCTGAAGTCGCCGTCTTGGCCATCTTGGCCCGTTGTATCTCGaggccctcctccgccttgcTGAGGACCTTGAGTTTCTTTTTCGCATTTTGTAGTTGCAGCCGTAACCGCTGGAGTGTCTTTTCCTTCTGTGTctgggcgtcgtcgttgccgtcgtcctccttgtcgtcgtcgaatcccttgaactcgtcctcgtcgctccCATCCCCACCCAGGTCCATCGCCTCCTGCTGAGCGGCCTCTGCCTTGGCCTCCGTGCCATCCAGGAAAACAATCTTTCTTGGCGCTGCGGGCCTCGTTTCGAtatcgtcgtcgctgtcgtccccatcatcgccatTCTGGCTCGCCGCTTCGATGCCGCCAACTAGCACGACCTGCTCCTCGAGGCGCTTCACCTCTTTGGAGATGACGTTACGCATGGTGCGCACGTAGCCAACGTCCTGCGTCTTGAGAAGCCGCACCGTTTCCATATCCATAGCCTTGTTGCCGCGGTCGCCGGCTACGGTGCCGGACCACTTCCTGCCGTCCTTGAGGCGCGAGCCCATGGAGTTGCGGCTAAGCATGCCGAAATAAAACTCATCCTCGTTGCGTTCGGCAGCCTTTTGGCGCAGGGACTTGATCtgcgccttcttcttgttgtaATCTTTCGCACGGAGGGAGTAATCCTGCAGAGAAAAGCAGTTAGCGACTGTCTCGTGACCACAGCAGAGCGAGCTCGACGAACCTTGTGCttctcgaggaggccgaaaCGTTGGCGTTCCACGGGCTGAGCACGCTCCCTATGGGAGCGCCGCTGGACGGCGTTGCGCATCGATGACATTGTGGGttcttttgcttcttctgTTAGGGCGTGCGAAACAGGTATCCGTGGCTGCAAATTCGACGTTCTTTGAAGGCGACGACCTGCACTGGCGAGCCTAGGCCTGGAAGGCGGGATACGGCAGAAATTTGAAAAAGTTTTGGCGGTCAGCGGAAGCTGCAGCCACAGGGGTGAGGCTTTCGCATCCAACTCGCACCCAAGcacccaccgccgccgggtcCGCGTCTCATTTTCGGGTCCGCTGGCCCACCTACTGCCTTAGGTACATAGGTACATAGCAAAACCCCACCCACTCTTGCACCATCTGCCGAGTCGCCGACAGACATCGACCGAGTTCAGTGAGCGTTCCCAAGTCTATGTTCCTTGAAACATGTCAGCTGCCATGAAACGAGAGCCTCTTGATGGCTCGAGCAATCAACCCAGTCCAGTTCGATTCTAGAATACGAATCTTCGTCATGATCGATTCGACAGAGCATTTCTATCCAGACTGACCAGTACTCGGCCACTCGACGGCGTTTCTCGTTGGTCTGGAAATTCCTATGGTCTTTGTCGTGGCATTCATTCACAATCGTCCATTATTTGTGGTGTTAGTGGCAAATTCAATGGTTCACACATTTGCGGCGTTGACACCATGACACCGCGACACCAATTTTTGGCCTTCGGTTATGCTTCTTGTCACTCCGCCTCCCCAAGGGGTCCAATCGCGAGGAAGGTCCATCATTGCCAACAGTCTGAGGGATCTGTCCCCTCTTTGCACGGACAGTCCTAGAACGAGCAACCACACAATCATGGGTCACCCCTCGCGTTTCATGGAAGGGGATACACCAGAAGCAACAGACGTTCGAGACGTCAAATGCCGCAAGAGGCAAAGAAAAAGCTATGATAACATGGACTGAACGGTCGATATCAGATGACGAGAGATTCCTTCTACAAAACTGTCTGCCACGCCTGTCCTGCCCTTTTCATTTGAGCCCCCCTGGTGTCCATGTGTCACTCCTGCTGCACCCCAGTCCGTTTTTCGTCCAAAATGGTAGCGAAATTCCAGTTACGAAACTACTCACCGCCGACATACCGGGTGCTCGCTCTGCTTGTCGTCTTCGTTGTGCTATCAGTACTTCTGTTACGAGACGAGTCAGCGCAGCTcaatggcgacggcgatgatgatgttgttgctCCCATCCTTGAGGCTACGAAGAGCAGCTATGACTGGTCTACACATCCCCAGAAGCATCCGGTCCCTCTGGCGGATATGACACGGCTCCCCGACGGAGAGCCACTCAGTCTCCCAAAGATCCAGTTCGATTTCACTGCAGACCGATCAGACAGCCTGAAGAAAAGAGATGTCAGCCTCATGAGCTCCCGCCGCCATGAGGTGCGCAAAGCATTCATTAAGAGCTGGCAGTCATACACCAGATACGCCTGGGGATATGACGAGTTACAACCTCTATCCTTGAGGGGCAGGAACCGCTACAATGGCTGGGGCGTTACCCTGGTCGACTCGCTCGACACACTATGGTTGATGGGAATGTTTGATGATTTCAACAAAGCCGTCCAGTACGTCAGCATGATTGATTGGAACAACGCGACGGAGTCAAGGTGCAACGTGTTCGAGACGAATATTCGGTACATCGGTGGACTTCTGTCGGCGTACGACCTCAGCAACGAAAAAGTGCTTCTCGACAAAGCcatccagctcgccgatATGCTGTACGCGGCCTTCGACACGCCCAACCGCTTTCCCCCCTTTGCCTTCAGCTTTGTAGAGCTCAAGGCGGGAAGAATCCTACCCGATCCCTACCAAAGCGCTGCTGCTATCGGCAGCATGTCTTTGGAATTTACAAGGCTTGCTCAGTTGACGGGAGAGTTCAAATTTTACGACGCCATCGAGCGCATAAAGCAAGCGTTCGACCTCATTCAGGAAGAGACCATGCTGCCGGGCCTGTGGCCGAGCTTCATTAACGTCCGCGATGACTTTCAAGCGACCAACAACATCTTTAAGCTGGGAGGGGACGGCGACTCACTCTACGAATACCTGCCGAAGATGCACGTCCTCCTTGGCGGGCTCGACACATCCTATGAGAGAATGTACAAGGGCGCCGCAAGAGCAGCCAAGGCTCATCTTCTGTACCGACCAATGACACCGCAGATGGATGACATCTTGCTCCTCGGTaccgccatcgtcaacgagAAACTGAGAAAAATCGACCAGATCTCAGAGATCGAGCATCTGTCCTGCTTCGCTGGCGGGATGTTCGCCATGGCCGGCAAGCTGTTCGACATCCCagacgatgtcgaggtcggcgacaAGCTCGCACGTGGATGCGCGTGGGCGTACAAGTCTTTCAAGAGCGGCCTCATGCCGGAGAAGGCCCAGGTTGTCAAATGCGACACCATAGACGCCTGCGCGTGGGACGAGCAGAAATGGGCTGCGCAGAGCGGTCAGCACGCACCCCGCGGATTCTGGCGCGTCGATGACGCCCACTACAACCTGCGACCCGAGGGTATCGAGagcctcttcatcctctACCGAATCACTGGCAGGGAGGACCTTCTAGACATGGCGTGGGACATGTTCCAGGCTGTCCAGAGGGCAACGCAGACGGACGACGCCCACGCCGTGATTGTCGACGTAACGTACAGCCAGTCGCGGCAGGAGGATACGATGGAGAGCTTCTTCTTTGCAGAAACATTGAAGTACTTTTACTTGATTTTCTCGGATTCCGAGCTGATCAGCCTGGACGAATGGGTCTTTAACACCGAGGCTCATCCCTTTAAACGGCCTACATCAACATGAAAGACGGTGGCCGTTTCACGGCTTTTTAGATTAGACATTCAACATTCATTAATATTAATAGCCGGAGCCTGATTTGGCGAAGGTACCGAATGCACGTCGCAGGCATACGCGCAACCTAGTTCGTGCGTAGTAGAAGATGACGAAGGCACGTACAGGCCTTCGGTGCCCGCAGTCCAACATGGTAAGCAACTCCTAATCATTCAGCGGACGAGTGAATCCAGTCTTACGCTTTCGTGGGCTTGTCGACTGAACGCTCACCAGGGTTACTCGGAAACTGAAAATTCCTGTACGCCACAGAGTGCTTCCCACTACCTAAATGAGTTCCAGGCGGGTACAAGCAAGATGGGAGAGCGGACTTGAAACTGCATTAGTTGACTGTAGAGAATCACATTTTGTTGATTTGCCTGTTAGACGGCGTTACAAGATGGGTGAGCGCCTTTCTCGCCCGAGACACTCAGATACTTACAGATGATTGGAGTAAGTCAGGGTTTTATAATAAAGATCAAGTAAAAACGAAATGTAGCTACTTCATATGACGCCATGTTCTATCTGAAGGTGTTCTGTGTACTGCGTCCCTGAA from Colletotrichum higginsianum IMI 349063 chromosome 4, whole genome shotgun sequence includes:
- a CDS encoding alpha-1,2-Mannosidase encodes the protein MVAKFQLRNYSPPTYRVLALLVVFVVLSVLLLRDESAQLNGDGDDDVVAPILEATKSSYDWSTHPQKHPVPLADMTRLPDGEPLSLPKIQFDFTADRSDSLKKRDVSLMSSRRHEVRKAFIKSWQSYTRYAWGYDELQPLSLRGRNRYNGWGVTLVDSLDTLWLMGMFDDFNKAVQYVSMIDWNNATESRCNVFETNIRYIGGLLSAYDLSNEKVLLDKAIQLADMLYAAFDTPNRFPPFAFSFVELKAGRILPDPYQSAAAIGSMSLEFTRLAQLTGEFKFYDAIERIKQAFDLIQEETMLPGLWPSFINVRDDFQATNNIFKLGGDGDSLYEYLPKMHVLLGGLDTSYERMYKGAARAAKAHLLYRPMTPQMDDILLLGTAIVNEKLRKIDQISEIEHLSCFAGGMFAMAGKLFDIPDDVEVGDKLARGCAWAYKSFKSGLMPEKAQVVKCDTIDACAWDEQKWAAQSGQHAPRGFWRVDDAHYNLRPEGIESLFILYRITGREDLLDMAWDMFQAVQRATQTDDAHAVIVDVTYSQSRQEDTMESFFFAETLKYFYLIFSDSELISLDEWVFNTEAHPFKRPTST